In Geopsychrobacter electrodiphilus DSM 16401, a single window of DNA contains:
- a CDS encoding response regulator: protein MAKILFVDDEPGLRLLYSDEFTDEGYEVVTAATCAEAASLLKNRDIDLAVLDIQIKQESGLEMLQQIVREQKDLPVILCSAYNCYKDDFSSWLADAYIIKSSDLTELKNEIARQLKRQT, encoded by the coding sequence ATGGCGAAAATCCTCTTTGTCGATGACGAACCCGGCCTGCGCCTGCTCTATTCCGATGAGTTCACGGATGAGGGCTATGAAGTCGTAACAGCAGCAACCTGTGCAGAAGCAGCATCCCTGCTCAAAAACCGGGATATCGACCTGGCTGTTCTCGACATTCAAATTAAACAGGAGAGCGGACTTGAGATGTTACAGCAGATTGTCCGGGAGCAGAAAGATCTACCGGTCATTCTATGCAGCGCGTACAACTGTTACAAGGATGATTTTTCCTCCTGGCTGGCGGACGCCTATATTATCAAGAGCTCAGACCTCACCGAGCTGAAAAATGAGATCGCCCGTCAGCTCAAGCGTCAAACTTGA
- a CDS encoding TIGR01212 family radical SAM protein (This family includes YhcC from E. coli K-12, an uncharacterized radical SAM protein.) — MRRKAFNLYSTHIKSLFGGRVHKISIDAGFGCPHREGGRAGHGCLFCAPSGSGSVGIEAHEPIAVQVENAKALMRRKYRAKWFIAYFQPFSNTFAPVKVLRERYDQALVVDDVVGLAIGTRPDCLAEDVVDLLAEYDRRTYFWLELGLQSIHDKSLNYLDRGHDYRCFLDSYQRAKERGLKVCVHLILGLPGESRDEILATADEMARLKVDGVKLHLLHVLDGTPLGELYKQGQVPMLEMQDYVELAVDFIERLPPDTLIQRLTGDGPRSILLAPRWSINKWEVLNAIDAELERRDTRQGARCRAL; from the coding sequence ATGCGACGTAAAGCCTTCAACCTTTATTCGACTCACATCAAGTCCCTGTTCGGGGGACGGGTCCATAAAATCTCAATTGATGCCGGGTTCGGTTGCCCACACCGCGAAGGCGGGCGTGCTGGCCACGGCTGCCTGTTCTGTGCGCCGAGCGGTTCGGGTTCAGTCGGGATTGAGGCACATGAACCGATTGCGGTCCAGGTTGAAAACGCCAAGGCGTTGATGCGGCGTAAATACCGGGCCAAGTGGTTTATCGCCTATTTCCAACCCTTCTCAAATACCTTTGCCCCGGTGAAAGTTCTGCGCGAGCGCTATGACCAGGCGCTGGTTGTTGATGATGTGGTTGGCCTGGCGATCGGGACTCGCCCCGATTGTCTGGCCGAAGATGTCGTTGATCTTCTGGCTGAATATGACCGGCGTACCTACTTCTGGCTTGAGCTCGGGCTGCAGAGCATCCATGATAAATCGTTGAATTATTTAGATCGGGGGCACGATTATCGCTGTTTTCTTGACAGCTATCAGCGCGCCAAAGAGCGTGGTCTCAAGGTTTGCGTGCATCTGATTCTGGGGCTGCCGGGTGAGAGCCGTGACGAGATTCTGGCGACCGCCGACGAAATGGCACGGCTCAAGGTCGATGGGGTCAAACTGCACCTGTTGCATGTGCTCGACGGAACGCCGTTGGGTGAACTCTACAAGCAGGGGCAGGTACCGATGCTGGAGATGCAGGACTATGTCGAACTGGCGGTCGATTTTATTGAACGTCTGCCGCCTGACACCCTGATCCAGCGTCTGACCGGCGACGGCCCGCGCAGCATTCTGCTGGCCCCGCGCTGGTCGATCAACAAGTGGGAAGTGCTGAACGCTATTGATGCCGAGCTCGAACGGCGCGACACCAGGCAGGGGGCCAGATGTCGCGCCCTTTAG
- a CDS encoding cupin domain-containing protein, giving the protein MKITRLEECAKTAVTMAGANGASRQLPIGMVDGAPNFSIRVFTLEPGGHTPHHSHESEHLNYVLEGEGVALEGETPRAIKAGDFILIKPHELHQYRNTGPRPLAFMCMVPSAYE; this is encoded by the coding sequence ATGAAGATTACGCGTCTGGAAGAATGCGCTAAAACCGCAGTGACCATGGCTGGAGCAAATGGTGCCAGTCGGCAGCTGCCGATCGGCATGGTTGATGGGGCACCAAACTTTTCGATCCGGGTTTTCACCCTGGAACCGGGCGGCCACACCCCGCATCATAGCCACGAATCAGAGCATCTTAATTACGTCCTGGAAGGGGAAGGGGTTGCCCTCGAAGGGGAGACGCCGCGCGCCATCAAAGCGGGAGATTTTATTCTGATCAAACCCCATGAATTGCACCAGTACCGCAACACCGGGCCGCGACCTCTGGCGTTTATGTGCATGGTGCCCTCGGCTTACGAATAG
- a CDS encoding radical SAM protein: MPMKYNNAWLLSSKGEKRGYIQPQLLHELWFHTGTSCNLRCPFCLEGSKPGDDRLQFMTLDDAKKFIDEAVELGVEKFSFTGGEPFVNPHFIGILDYALNFKPCLVLTNATEPLMNQFAKVIPFSAKPHALNFRISLDHPDPQQHDESRGKGNFKKALDTLGRLYREGFGVSIARLMLAGEDSLAVDKAYALHFRKAGVPADITIIKFPELHKPGSMPHVPEITEGCMTTYLSASQRDGFMCNYSKMIVKQDGICGVYACTLVDDDSGYNLGKTLKEALAERVMLKHHRCYSCFAYGASCSESHCSESEEDGQDSACSA, translated from the coding sequence ATGCCGATGAAATATAATAACGCCTGGCTGCTCAGCAGCAAGGGTGAAAAACGCGGCTATATTCAGCCGCAACTGCTGCACGAGCTCTGGTTTCACACCGGCACCTCATGCAATCTGCGCTGCCCCTTCTGTCTCGAAGGTTCGAAACCGGGTGATGACAGACTTCAATTTATGACTCTGGATGATGCCAAAAAGTTCATTGATGAAGCGGTCGAGCTGGGGGTCGAGAAGTTCTCCTTCACCGGTGGTGAGCCCTTCGTCAACCCGCACTTCATTGGGATTCTCGACTACGCATTGAACTTCAAGCCCTGCCTGGTGCTGACCAATGCGACCGAGCCGTTAATGAACCAGTTCGCCAAGGTGATCCCGTTCAGCGCCAAACCGCACGCCCTGAATTTCCGCATCAGCCTCGATCATCCCGATCCACAGCAGCATGACGAGTCACGCGGCAAGGGGAACTTCAAAAAAGCGCTGGATACCTTGGGTCGGTTGTATCGTGAGGGCTTCGGCGTCTCAATCGCGCGCCTGATGCTGGCGGGGGAAGACAGCCTGGCGGTCGACAAGGCCTACGCTCTTCATTTTCGCAAGGCTGGCGTGCCGGCGGATATCACCATCATCAAATTCCCGGAACTCCACAAACCAGGCTCGATGCCTCATGTCCCGGAGATTACAGAAGGCTGCATGACGACCTACCTCTCCGCCTCTCAACGCGACGGGTTCATGTGCAACTACAGCAAAATGATCGTCAAGCAGGACGGCATCTGCGGCGTCTATGCCTGTACCCTGGTCGATGACGATAGCGGTTACAACCTCGGCAAAACGCTGAAAGAGGCATTAGCGGAGCGTGTCATGCTCAAGCACCACCGCTGCTATTCCTGTTTCGCCTACGGGGCCAGTTGCTCGGAAAGCCATTGCAGCGAAAGCGAAGAAGATGGCCAGGATTCAGCATGCAGCGCCTGA
- a CDS encoding ferredoxin--NADP reductase, whose product MQSLIVHRVIAHTDQLIELQLERGDISFAPGNCVALFKDDTESRPYSIASGTGEKLLRFLIRRVPQGLVSNWLAARQAGDRVQASEPFGWFQPGRSAANEQSVFIATGTGIAPFLSYLRSTPERSPLCCLYGVSFAAEAFALDELQALPDFQLAVSRQATDSDFHGRITGLLEQLPLGPQIHYYLCGLDAMIDEVSGWLERHNIDYTQIHREVFFYADEI is encoded by the coding sequence ATGCAGAGCTTGATCGTCCACAGGGTCATCGCCCATACCGACCAACTCATTGAGTTGCAGCTCGAACGCGGGGATATTTCATTTGCACCGGGAAACTGTGTGGCCCTGTTCAAAGACGACACCGAATCACGCCCCTACAGCATCGCCTCCGGGACCGGGGAGAAGCTGCTGCGTTTTCTGATCCGCCGGGTGCCGCAGGGGTTGGTCAGCAATTGGCTGGCAGCGCGCCAGGCGGGAGACCGGGTGCAGGCGAGTGAGCCCTTCGGCTGGTTCCAGCCCGGGCGCTCGGCGGCAAACGAACAGAGCGTCTTCATTGCGACCGGCACCGGGATTGCGCCCTTTTTGAGTTATCTGCGCAGCACGCCAGAGCGATCGCCGCTCTGTTGCCTTTATGGGGTCAGCTTTGCTGCTGAAGCATTTGCGCTGGACGAATTGCAGGCGCTTCCAGATTTTCAGCTGGCGGTCTCGCGTCAAGCGACCGACAGTGATTTTCATGGACGCATCACCGGCCTGCTGGAGCAGTTGCCCCTTGGACCACAGATCCACTATTATCTGTGTGGTCTCGATGCCATGATCGATGAGGTCAGCGGCTGGCTGGAACGCCACAACATTGACTACACCCAGATTCACAGAGAGGTTTTCTTTTATGCCGATGAAATATAA
- a CDS encoding bifunctional alpha/beta hydrolase/OsmC family protein, whose protein sequence is MKSRKVSFENGNGIVLAAVLELPEDEQPQAFAIFAHCFTCTKSNTAAVNICRALSRRQIAVLRFDFTGLGDSGGDFAATSFSHNVADILAAGRFLSDAYQAPAILIGHSLGGAAVLHAANQLESVRAVVTLGAPFEPRHALQLFESAQPEIEASGESQVVIAGRPFTIRKAFVDDLQNQKPGEIIGQLRAALLVMHSPRDEVVGIENAAAIYQAAKHPKSFISLEPADHLLSRKEDSGYAADMIATWARRYLEVRDEISPLLERIDNRVTVRTPTGGFRSDMFANGHALVADEPVAFGGTNQGPSPYDYLQAALGACTGMTVQMYARRKKWPLDEVVVRLHHAKIHAQDCVNCEDPGQKIDYFERELELSGDLTLDQRQRLLEIAEKCPVHKTLLGEVRIKTSLRIEDALEVK, encoded by the coding sequence ATGAAATCTAGAAAAGTCAGTTTTGAGAATGGCAACGGCATCGTCCTGGCGGCGGTGCTGGAGCTGCCGGAAGACGAACAGCCACAGGCCTTCGCAATCTTCGCACATTGCTTTACCTGTACCAAAAGCAACACCGCCGCGGTTAACATCTGTCGGGCGCTCAGCCGCAGGCAGATCGCGGTTTTGCGCTTCGACTTCACCGGACTGGGCGACAGTGGTGGGGATTTTGCCGCGACCAGCTTCTCGCACAATGTTGCCGACATTCTTGCGGCGGGGCGCTTTTTAAGTGATGCTTACCAGGCCCCGGCGATTCTCATCGGCCATTCTTTGGGTGGCGCCGCGGTCCTGCATGCGGCAAATCAACTTGAATCGGTACGCGCGGTTGTGACCCTTGGCGCACCATTTGAGCCCCGACATGCGCTGCAGCTCTTTGAATCAGCACAGCCTGAGATCGAGGCCTCTGGCGAATCTCAGGTGGTGATTGCAGGCCGACCTTTTACGATCCGTAAAGCCTTTGTCGACGATCTGCAAAACCAGAAACCGGGTGAGATAATCGGTCAGCTTAGGGCCGCGCTCCTGGTCATGCATTCCCCGCGCGATGAAGTGGTCGGCATTGAAAATGCGGCCGCAATCTACCAGGCCGCAAAACATCCGAAGAGTTTTATTTCCCTTGAACCGGCCGATCACCTGCTGAGTCGTAAAGAGGACTCAGGCTACGCGGCGGATATGATCGCAACCTGGGCGCGTCGTTATCTGGAGGTCCGCGATGAGATTTCACCCTTACTGGAAAGGATTGATAACCGTGTAACCGTACGCACCCCGACCGGAGGGTTTCGCAGCGACATGTTCGCCAATGGCCATGCCCTGGTTGCCGACGAGCCTGTAGCTTTTGGCGGCACCAACCAGGGCCCATCCCCCTATGACTACCTGCAGGCAGCCCTTGGTGCCTGTACCGGGATGACGGTACAAATGTATGCGCGCCGCAAGAAATGGCCTTTGGACGAAGTCGTGGTCCGTCTGCACCATGCGAAGATCCATGCTCAGGATTGCGTGAATTGTGAAGATCCAGGACAAAAAATCGATTATTTCGAGCGGGAGTTGGAGTTGTCTGGCGATCTGACTCTGGACCAGCGGCAGCGCCTGCTCGAAATCGCCGAGAAATGCCCGGTGCATAAAACATTGCTTGGAGAGGTCCGCATCAAAACCAGTCTCCGGATCGAGGACGCTCTCGAAGTGAAATGA